DNA from Thunnus maccoyii chromosome 5, fThuMac1.1, whole genome shotgun sequence:
CTCTGATTGAGCATCCCGGGTTATCCAAGGAGATTAGACCTTCATACCCAGAACACACCAAAAAACTACAGCCCAGAAAATGGATTTCTCTCAGATTACTAGGAGAGCTTTTATTTGGAGCATTGCAAAGTACATTTCATGGTTGTTAGCGCTCATTCTCTCTCGCTCACTCACCTTCTCTTTCTAATGCAAATActttctttctccccatccTTTCATGTCCTTtctgattaaaaaacaatttgGATCATAACTTCTGCAATTCCTTCACACAGTTTACTTGGAGTCCATAATAGAGAAAGGAGAAACCATCATCATTTTGAGTCCaagcatacaaacatacatgaGAGACAGATTTACATCTTATATAGGCCAAAACTCAAAAAATcagtttgtttatattttttctcagATCATGGCTTCAAGCTTCtcaaaaataaactacagtaagAGGAGCACTTATCTGATTTCATGGCAGAAAAGTATACAGTATGAGACGCATTTTCAGTTCATACTGCAGGCAACATATTAAAAAGTAATAAGAATATAACTAAAAGTTGCGATTGGGCTTAGAAGTACTTTCACAGTGGAAGGAAAAGCAACTTTGGATTGAATATTGCATGTTTATGGAAGCAGACAGTTACTAATATTGCTGCGGTGCAGAGGCTTTCTGTTCAGACAAACTGGACCATCCAATTTAAAGGGCTTCAGGAAGTCTTTCAGTTTCTGTGCAGTCTACAGTGTGCACTTAGATCAGATGCACACTTGTGCTCCATATCAGTAGACCAAAGAGCAAaagaaatgttgtttatttaatctcCTTTTAGCCAATGCAATATAGACATGTTCACAACCACATGGGAAGTGATGCCTTTGAGGAGATGGTCACTTTGGAGTACTTTTACTGTATGCAACACAGAGTTAAGGGGACTCGTACAGTATCTTCTTGTTGGATTGAGTCAGCCAGTGCGAGTACTGTGGTGCTCATTCAGAAAGCTGCTGCTGGCAGGCCATGGTTATTATTTCCTGCAGGATCACCGCCTTTCCCTAACAGAGCCAGAGACTCTAGTGAGTGCATACTATCCTTTTCCAGACGTAATCCCAGTCCAGGCGGAGCTGAGTCCTCAAgccctccttcacctcctccatcaaCTCCCGCTTCTGGCAGCTCcccactggcagcagcagcagccgccgcGGCTGCGCACTCCTCTTTGAACAATCGGTCATGCTCCATCTTTAGCTCTTGGTAGGAGCGGGAGAACATGTGAAAAATGGAGGTAGCGGGGAAGGCCATGATGAGGATCCCACTGAGGATGCTGCTCAGCGCTACAACCTGTCCTGGGATGGACCTTGGCACCATGTCGCCGTAGCCTACAGTCGTCATGGAGATAATTGCCCACCAGTAGGAGGCGGGGATGCTGCTGAAGTCATGAGTGCCCGTGAGCTCGCTTTCAGCCAAATGGACCAGTGGGGAGAAGAGGGTGACGGCCACGCAGAGGAAAAGCAAGAGGAGGCCAAACTCACGGGTGCTGCGCCTGACAGTCAGCCCGAGCGTCTGCAGGCCAAGGGAGTGGCGAGCAAGCCGCATCACATAGAGAATCCTTAGCGCCCGCAGGATCCTCAGCACCAGACCCAGCTTGTCCAAGTAGCCCTTACCTCCTCCTGGCCTCTCGTGCTCCATGGCCGGGTCCTCCTCTATCACCACCAGGGACACATAGTAGGGCAGGATGGCCATGGCGTCTATGATGTTGAGTGGCCCGCGGAGGAAGTCCAGCTTGCTGCGTGCCTGAATGAACCGCAGGATGAACTCCAGGGAGAACCAGGCCACACAGACTGTCTCTATGATGAACATGTTGTAACACTTGGAGGAACACTCACCCTGAGGTAGAGAGAGGTTTGGGGAGAATgggagtgagagacagagagattgagaggaagaggagcggGGGTTTGACATAGAGCAAGATAGATGGGGATGATGGCATGGGGAGATAGAGAGAAGGCAAAAATCCTGAGGTCAGATAATCACCGTTGGTAATCATTAATAAATCATGAGCTGCAGTCACTCAGTATGCTAAAGCTACTGCAGCCGCACTGATAGATAATACAGTgacacaatcaatcaattatttaaTTAGGGCAGGTTTCAAAGATTAATATAACAGTGGAAGTGGTGACAGAAAGCAATCAGGCCTGTACGCTGTCCAACTACAGTGCCAAGGAAGAGcaatgcaataaaaaaacagagattttGGCACACAGAACCTGCTGTTAACTGACCCTCTTCTTCAAAGCTTTGTCACATCACACAGCTATCTCTGTCACTCAGGGGCGTAGGTTTGGCTTTAACTTTGGtagggacatttttttgttggaCAGCCAAAATAATTGTGCATGTGTACCTGCTCTCTATCACTCTTTGTCTCGTTCATAGgcacatgtgcgcacacacatgcacacataaagagcctgactctgcaaaatgtttactttactgaatatattttttcactgattttttacattttatttttttgatagACAACTATAAACCTGAGACcaaaattcatatttaaaaataatatatcatAGATTGTCAtaataaatgttacaataaagtAAATATACAGAAACCTGTAGGTAATGTGCTGCTTTGTAACTCGCTGCTGGAGggttttcaaacctcacctgagattctgtccTTCCAGTTTGTGGATTTGGGCGACACAGCTGAAGAGATTCATGACAACACCACAGTGATGCTCAAACCTATCTTTAAATCATCTCGATAActtctatttgtattatttttcattcaactcctAGACCTATGGCAAAACctttcactatgacatcagagtTCACCTGAGAGGCTgtagctcacctgtctgtgtgtctctgtgctgctcaggct
Protein-coding regions in this window:
- the kcng4a gene encoding potassium voltage-gated channel subfamily G member 4a, with product MPIISNANHDFSNLSVSDDSSFDRIFTEIPETETIKGVYYKRAQFIRRPEDLVSIDHGSLAVINVGGNRYTFPWSTLEQFPLTRLGRLCGCRSPEDIASVCDDYDEARKEFFFDRSPSAFRVILNFLAAGKLRLLREMCVLSLHDELTYWGVEMAYMERCCKRKMYTRIEEVHEQERREEECRQRNAMQRVTVEETRYRKVMNWLRDMVENPQSGLPGKIFACMSVIMVAVTVVSLCISTMPDLREEENRGECSSKCYNMFIIETVCVAWFSLEFILRFIQARSKLDFLRGPLNIIDAMAILPYYVSLVVIEEDPAMEHERPGGGKGYLDKLGLVLRILRALRILYVMRLARHSLGLQTLGLTVRRSTREFGLLLLFLCVAVTLFSPLVHLAESELTGTHDFSSIPASYWWAIISMTTVGYGDMVPRSIPGQVVALSSILSGILIMAFPATSIFHMFSRSYQELKMEHDRLFKEECAAAAAAAAASGELPEAGVDGGGEGGLEDSAPPGLGLRLEKDSMHSLESLALLGKGGDPAGNNNHGLPAAAF